From the genome of Nocardia sp. NBC_01503, one region includes:
- a CDS encoding enoyl-CoA hydratase encodes MSQELGPIPDEGDVVLYEKRGPIAVVTLNRPDYRNAQNSVMTYALDAAFVRAVEDAEVKVIVLAGAGKHFSAGHDIGTPGRDHHIKYENQAALWWDHTDRVGGDQRFARETEVYLNMCRRWREIPKPTIAMVQGACIAGALMLAWSCDMIVASEDAFFSDPVVRMGIPGVEYFAHPWVLGPRRAKEILFTGDRFTAAQAYEWGMVNRVVERENLETETFTLAEKIATMPQFGLALTKKAVNQCEDLMGMRAGMDSVFGLHHFAHAHNAEVGADSLGGMNAKSMKAAAASRESDTATTTDAAEKNGAK; translated from the coding sequence GTGAGCCAGGAGCTGGGGCCGATCCCCGATGAGGGCGATGTCGTCCTCTACGAGAAGCGGGGACCGATCGCGGTCGTCACGCTGAACCGGCCGGATTACCGCAATGCGCAGAACTCGGTCATGACCTACGCCCTCGACGCCGCCTTCGTGCGCGCGGTCGAGGATGCCGAGGTCAAGGTGATCGTCCTGGCCGGGGCCGGAAAGCATTTCAGCGCCGGACACGATATCGGCACACCCGGACGCGACCATCACATCAAGTACGAGAACCAGGCCGCGCTGTGGTGGGACCACACCGATCGGGTGGGCGGGGATCAGCGGTTCGCCCGCGAGACCGAGGTCTACCTGAATATGTGCCGCCGCTGGCGGGAGATCCCCAAGCCGACCATCGCCATGGTGCAGGGCGCCTGCATCGCCGGTGCGTTGATGCTGGCCTGGTCCTGCGACATGATCGTCGCCTCAGAAGACGCGTTCTTCTCCGATCCCGTTGTGCGCATGGGCATTCCGGGTGTCGAGTACTTCGCTCATCCGTGGGTGCTCGGGCCGCGCCGCGCCAAGGAGATTCTCTTCACCGGTGACCGTTTCACCGCCGCACAGGCTTACGAGTGGGGCATGGTGAATCGCGTCGTCGAGCGCGAGAACCTGGAGACCGAGACCTTCACGCTGGCCGAGAAGATCGCCACCATGCCGCAATTCGGCTTGGCGCTGACCAAGAAGGCCGTCAACCAGTGCGAGGACCTCATGGGTATGCGCGCGGGGATGGATTCGGTGTTCGGGCTGCATCACTTCGCGCACGCGCACAACGCCGAGGTCGGCGCGGACTCGCTCGGCGGGATGAACGCCAAGTCCATGAAGGCCGCCGCGGCGAGCCGCGAATCCGACACCGCTACTACGACAGATGCCGCAGAGAAGAACGGGGCGAAGTAA